The DNA segment TTATTTTTAATCCAAAAGACAAAACCTATTCTGTAAAAGGAGGGGAAGTTTTTTTAGGTGGTGGTGCTTATATTGGTTATAAAGATTTAATCAATGACATTCCCGCTGACCAAGACCTCAATCGGATTGAACTATTAATTTTAGAAAAACTGATCATTGCATGCGAAGGTGCACCTGGCCTTTTAAAATTTAATATCTCACCTCAATCTCTAATTGATACATTTTCGCAAAACGAACGTGTTGACCGACTTAAAAAATTAATATTAAGTAAGGATCTTTTTCCAGAAAATATTCGATTCGAACTCGTAGAAAAACCATACGACGAATCAAAATACCAATTAAAAGACGTCTGCCATGCGTTTTATTCTCATGGAATGAGTTTTGCTGCTGATGACTTTGGTGTAAAAAGTCAGTCTCATCAAATAGTATTAGATTTGGGAATTATGATCAAAGAATTTAAATTGGACCCAATTAGTTTTAAATTTAAAATTGAAGAAGACCAAATTAAATTTTTAGACAACTTAGCATTCATTGATTATTGCAAACGATTAGCTGACAACAGAGAAGCTGTCATAACAGCAGAAGCAGTAGAAGATTTTGATACGTTACGTTTTCTTATGGAACACCAAATTTATCAATTCCAAGCAAATATTTTATTTGGTAAAATGACAGTTTCTGATTACAAAAGAGATTTTGATTTACTCCATTCCATACACGAAGATGTTGTGA comes from the Leptospira ellinghausenii genome and includes:
- a CDS encoding EAL domain-containing protein encodes the protein MKNQLLTGPYYFGMKDLEVFKKHFIQENKGKPLFLIRFENITGIELTDFLDLLRTEFYSCLDLEDICFGFHYFEKQNILLMGISPLFEWDIEKFPNIENSVGKFQQQCIQNKIVSFHFGVSRTQSNFISDNEEIFAELFKSSEKNLNDNLVRWSWTYYNKANTYISGSVHEAMIQPTVIFNPKDKTYSVKGGEVFLGGGAYIGYKDLINDIPADQDLNRIELLILEKLIIACEGAPGLLKFNISPQSLIDTFSQNERVDRLKKLILSKDLFPENIRFELVEKPYDESKYQLKDVCHAFYSHGMSFAADDFGVKSQSHQIVLDLGIMIKEFKLDPISFKFKIEEDQIKFLDNLAFIDYCKRLADNREAVITAEAVEDFDTLRFLMEHQIYQFQANILFGKMTVSDYKRDFDLLHSIHEDVVKEVLTDKILSEKQKKVGNLFLVASEEGLI